One part of the Esox lucius isolate fEsoLuc1 chromosome 10, fEsoLuc1.pri, whole genome shotgun sequence genome encodes these proteins:
- the LOC105005653 gene encoding zinc finger MYM-type protein 1 isoform X1: MKRKSADISSFSQKLNSNKPNETERSVVKTEEREHDEADSKSEIEFPSVSTGPSGPPGISQINGPQLEQQADSKITQEETLVSIGPSGPSDISKSRGDGPMQPHLKLFPRTLQGDRRRRFRALWYTVHSWLEYSHSQDSAYCYACRHFGPLISKSVFTSGLGYKNWKKATFRDGGFAAHAKSEAHTNAMIAWKEFEKEEQSKAPLISTLPIDHSMWTQENKHYIKTIADVLLLTATQNISLRTHRETMESDNRGNFLAILDLIGKHDPIVQKKLTGDHNSKYTSHEIQNEVLDTLAEMVRSSIIKEVQESKFFSILVDEMTDMKKKDQVSLVLRYYYNGAVKESFLHFEAAGCLNAAGLTEKITQILERYGLEYRTNLVGQAYDGASVMSGKHSGVQAHIKEVAKQAFCVHCNAHCLNLVLVDTVKAVPGAECFFSFLQAIHVFLLGSYVHSRWLNIQKEMYAGPPMELQRLSETRWACTHMAYHTIMNRLPAIVRVLQEIIDEKGGEISVEAWGLLAQIDLQFIGLLVTFAKVFGDTRGLSDLLQSPSLDLGSAVDLVEALVKGFQDYRDESYFKELWKEVLDIAEQCNVETEPAPKRKKKLSSKLDGLSVMSPLGERPDKSRDTFRTSIFYPILHNMLSEVNRRFSKLNCQIMKGIQALNPKSTTFCQEEVLFPFASIYECNIEDLKHEMHQMNRILERKMEAGLQKPSCIVDLTLFIEPYKEVFHELFRLCKIAVAIPVSTAACERSFSTLKLVKTYLRSTMDDDMLNNLGVLSVESRRAKSIDLDDFVDRFARNHNNRRIQLF; this comes from the exons ATGAAGAGAAAGTCTGCAGACATATCATCCTTCAGTCAGAAGTTGAACAGCAATAAGCCAAATGAAACGGAGCGGAGTGTTGTtaagacagaagagagagaacatgATGAGGCAGACTCAAAGAGTGAGATTGAGTTTCCGTCAGTGAGCACTGGCCCGAGTGGACCTCCAG gcatTTCCCAAATTAATGGACCTCAGCTAGAGCAACAGGCAGACTCAAAGATCACACAAGAGGAGACCTTAGTGAGCATTGGCCCAAGTGGACCGTCAG ACATTTCCAAATCTAGAGGAGATGGACCTATGCAGCCACACCTGAAACTCTTCCCCAGGACACTCCAAGGTGACAGGCGGAGGAGGTTCAGAGCCTTGTGGTACACTGTTCACTCATGGCTAGAGTATTCTCACAGCCAGGACTCTGCCTACTGTTATGCGTGCAGGCACTTTGGCCCTCTGatttctaaatctgtgtttaCTTCAGGATTGGGGTATAAGAACTGGAAAAAGGCCACATTCAGAGATGGGGGGTTTGCTGCCCATGCAAAGTCAGAGGCACACACAAATGCTATGATTGCATGGAAAGAATTTGAAAAAGAGGAACAATCTAAAGCACCCTTGATAAGTACCTTACCTATAGACCACAGCATGTGGACACAGGAGAATAAACACTATATTAAAACCATAGCTGATGTGTTACTGTTAACCGCAACCCAAAATATTTCTCTAAGAACACATAGGGAGACAATGGAATCAGACAACAGGGGGAACTTCCTAGCTATATTAGACCTAATTGGAAAGCATGATCCAATAGTTCAAAAGAAATTGACCGGAGATCACAACTCCAAATACACCAGCCATGAAATTCAGAATGAAGTATTGGATACTTTAGCAGAAATGGTGCGCTCCTCCATCATAAAAGAGGTACAGGAAAGCAAGTTCTTCAGCATTTTGGTAGATGAAATGACAGATATGAAGAAGAAAGACCAGGTCTCATTAGTCCTTAGATACTATTACAATGGAGCTGTGAAAGAGAGCTTCTTGCACTTTGAAGCAGCAGGTTGCCTAAATGCTGCAGGACTGACTGAGAAAATTACCCAAATTCTTGAGCGATATGGCTTGGAATACAGGACAAATCTTGTAGGGCAGGCTTACGACGGTGCTAGTGTAATGAGTGGGAAGCACTCTGGCGTGCAAGCCCACATCAAGGAGGTGGCCAAGCAGGCCTTCTGTGTCCATTGCAATGCACACTGCCTTAATCTGGTCCTTGTTGACACCGTTAAAGCAGTCCCAGGAGCTgaatgctttttttcttttttgcaggcAATACATGTATTTCTGTTAGGTTCTTATGTTCACTCAAGGTGGTTAAACatacaaaaagaaatgtatgccGGGCCACCCATGGAGCTGCAAAGGCTGAGTGAAACAAGATGGGCCTGCACACATATGGCTTACCATACTATAATGAATCGATTACCTGCAATTGTCCGTGTCCTCCAGGAAATCATTGATGAAAAGGGGGGAGAAATATCTGTTGAGGCTTGGGGCCTGCTTGCCCAAATTGACCTTCAATTCATTGGGCTATTAGTGACCTTTGCTAAAGTTTTTGGTGACACAAGAGGTCTCTCTGACCTTCTTCAGTCTCCATCTCTCGATTTAGGTTCAGCTGTAGATCTTGTTGAAGCCCTTGTGAAAGGTTTTCAAGATTATAGGGATGAGTCCTACTTCAAAGAACTCTGGAAAGAAGTGTTAGATATTGCGGAACAATGCAATGTTGAAACAGAACCTGCTccaaaaaggaagaaaaaactgAGCTCAAAATTAGATGGACTTAGTGTGATGTCCCCATTAGGTGAGAGACCTGACAAGAGCAGGGACACCTTTCGAACCAGTATATTCTACCCTATCCTTCATAACATGCTTAGTGAGGTAAACCGAAGGTTCTCCAAACTAAATTGTCAAATAATGAAGGGTATCCAAGCCTTAAACCCTAAAAGTACCACTTTTTGCCAGGAGGAAGTCCTCTTTCCATTTGCGTCTATTTATGAATGCAACATTGAAGACCTCAAACATGAGATGCATCAAATGAACAGAATCCTAGAGAGGAAAATGGAAGCTGGCCTACAGAAACCCTCTTGCATAGTAGATCTCACTCTGTTCATTGAGCCATATAAAGAGGTATTCCACGAGCTCTTCAGATTGTGCAAAATTGCTGTTGCTATACCTGTGAGTACTGCTGCCTGTGAACGCAGCTTTTCGACTCTCAAGCTTGTTAAGACTTACTTGAGATCCACCATGGATGATGATATGCTTAACAATCTGGGTGTTTTGAGTGTTGAGTCTAGACGAGCCAAGTCAATAGACTTAGATGATTTTGTAGATCGCTTTGCTAGAAACCACAATAATCGCAGAATacagctgttttaa
- the LOC105005653 gene encoding uncharacterized protein LOC105005653 isoform X4 → MYAGPPMELQRLSETRWACTHMAYHTIMNRLPAIVRVLQEIIDEKGGEISVEAWGLLAQIDLQFIGLLVTFAKVFGDTRGLSDLLQSPSLDLGSAVDLVEALVKGFQDYRDESYFKELWKEVLDIAEQCNVETEPAPKRKKKLSSKLDGLSVMSPLGERPDKSRDTFRTSIFYPILHNMLSEVNRRFSKLNCQIMKGIQALNPKSTTFCQEEVLFPFASIYECNIEDLKHEMHQMNRILERKMEAGLQKPSCIVDLTLFIEPYKEVFHELFRLCKIAVAIPVSTAACERSFSTLKLVKTYLRSTMDDDMLNNLGVLSVESRRAKSIDLDDFVDRFARNHNNRRIQLF, encoded by the coding sequence atgtatgccGGGCCACCCATGGAGCTGCAAAGGCTGAGTGAAACAAGATGGGCCTGCACACATATGGCTTACCATACTATAATGAATCGATTACCTGCAATTGTCCGTGTCCTCCAGGAAATCATTGATGAAAAGGGGGGAGAAATATCTGTTGAGGCTTGGGGCCTGCTTGCCCAAATTGACCTTCAATTCATTGGGCTATTAGTGACCTTTGCTAAAGTTTTTGGTGACACAAGAGGTCTCTCTGACCTTCTTCAGTCTCCATCTCTCGATTTAGGTTCAGCTGTAGATCTTGTTGAAGCCCTTGTGAAAGGTTTTCAAGATTATAGGGATGAGTCCTACTTCAAAGAACTCTGGAAAGAAGTGTTAGATATTGCGGAACAATGCAATGTTGAAACAGAACCTGCTccaaaaaggaagaaaaaactgAGCTCAAAATTAGATGGACTTAGTGTGATGTCCCCATTAGGTGAGAGACCTGACAAGAGCAGGGACACCTTTCGAACCAGTATATTCTACCCTATCCTTCATAACATGCTTAGTGAGGTAAACCGAAGGTTCTCCAAACTAAATTGTCAAATAATGAAGGGTATCCAAGCCTTAAACCCTAAAAGTACCACTTTTTGCCAGGAGGAAGTCCTCTTTCCATTTGCGTCTATTTATGAATGCAACATTGAAGACCTCAAACATGAGATGCATCAAATGAACAGAATCCTAGAGAGGAAAATGGAAGCTGGCCTACAGAAACCCTCTTGCATAGTAGATCTCACTCTGTTCATTGAGCCATATAAAGAGGTATTCCACGAGCTCTTCAGATTGTGCAAAATTGCTGTTGCTATACCTGTGAGTACTGCTGCCTGTGAACGCAGCTTTTCGACTCTCAAGCTTGTTAAGACTTACTTGAGATCCACCATGGATGATGATATGCTTAACAATCTGGGTGTTTTGAGTGTTGAGTCTAGACGAGCCAAGTCAATAGACTTAGATGATTTTGTAGATCGCTTTGCTAGAAACCACAATAATCGCAGAATacagctgttttaa
- the slc39a7 gene encoding zinc transporter Slc39a7 has product MMIHGRPLAFTLFSGAVLMLAALLTVSQCHSHDHGHAHSHGGGGGCHGHSHGGQKLHHGASKWSAEANLLTEKESDHGHDHGHGHDHGHDHGHGHDHGHDHGHGHDHGHGHDHGHGHDHAHGKERVKREVNGEKRDIVELWMQAIGATLMISAAPFLILFLIPVQSNTDQHQNLLKVLLSFASGGLLGDAFLHLIPHALEPHSPLGDKVPVHSHESEESSQEHGHSHGAAHGHMMSVGMWVLGGIVAFLMVEKFVRLLKGGHGHGHSHSHAATKAKDSDGEEEKPKKKEGNKNEKGSKDEKCPKELVVKTADIKVSGYLNLAADFTHNFTDGLAIGASFLVSPAIGAVTTLTILLHEVPHEIGDFAILVQSGCTKKKAMCLQLLTALGALAGTSCSLLAEGVGTAATAWILPFTAGGFVYIATVTVLPELLVGRSSLGQSVMEIMAMLVGIYMMVLIAEYE; this is encoded by the exons ATGATGATTCACGGACGTCCACTAGCATTCACACTGTTCTCAGGAGCAGTTCTGATGCTAGCTGCCCTTCTGACTGTGTCTCAGTGCCACTCTCATGACCATGGGCACGCCCACTCGCATGGGGGTGGCGGCGGTTGCCATGGTCATTCCCATGGCGGTCAGAAACTGCACCATGGGGCGAGCAAGTGGAGTGCCGAGGCCAACCTTCTCACAGAAAAGGAGTCGGACCACGGACATGACCACGGTCACGGACATGACCACGGTCACGACCACGGTCACGGACATGACCACGGTCATGACCACGGACACGGTCATGACCACGGACACGGTCATGACCACGGACACGGTCATGATCACGCCCACGGAAAGGAGAGGGTGAAGAGGGAAGTCAATGGGGAAAAGAGGGACATAGTGGAACTTTGGATGCAG GCCATCGGTGCCACTTTGATGATCAGCGCTGCTCCCTTCCTCATTCTCTTCCTCATCCCGGTCCAGTCCAATACAGACCAGCACCAGAACCTCCTGAAGGTGCTGCTCAGCTTTGCCTCAGGTGGCCTGCTGGGGGATGCCTTCCTGCACCTCATTCCTCACGCTCTGG AGCCCCACTCTCCCCTTGGAGACAAGGTACCTGTCCACTCACATGAGAGTGAGGAGTCATCCCAGGAGCACGGCCATTCACATG GCGCCGCCCACGGTCACATGATGTCCGTGGGGATGTGGGTCCTTGGTGGAATCGTGGCCTTTCTGATGGTGGAGAAATTTGTTCGCCTCCTGAAGGGAGGACATGGACACGGGCACTCTCACTCCCATG CTGCTACTAAGGCCAAGGACAGCGATGGGGAGGAGGAAAAGCCGAAGAAGAAGGagggaaataaaaatgaaaaaggaagCAAAGATGAGAAGTGTCCAAAAGAATTGGTGGTGAAAACTGCAG ACATCAAGGTATCGGGCTACCTGAACCTGGCTGCTGACTTCACGCACAACTTCACAGACGGTCTGGCTATCGGGGCGTCCTTCCTGGTCAGCCCGGCAATAGGCGCAGTCACCACTCTCACCATCCTGCTGCACGAGGTGCCCCACGAGATCGGCGACTTCGCCATCCTGGTCCAGTCCGGCTGCACTAAGAAGAAG GCCATGTGTCTCCAGCTGCTGACCGCCTTGGGGGCTCTCGCCGGCACGTCCTGCTCCCTGTTGGCCGAGGGGGTGGGCACGGCCGCCACGGCCTGGATCCTGCCATTCACCGCCGGCGGCTTTGTCTACATCGCCACGGTGACCGTCCTGCCGGAGCTGCTGGTGGGGCGTTCCAGCCTAGGCCAGTCGGTGATGGAGATCATGGCCATGCTGGTCGGAATTTACATGATGGTGCTGATAGCCGAGTACGAGTGA